In a genomic window of Hippoglossus stenolepis isolate QCI-W04-F060 chromosome 17, HSTE1.2, whole genome shotgun sequence:
- the LOC118124622 gene encoding glycogen synthase kinase-3 beta encodes MSGSGRPRTSSFAEPPGVPGAAAASAASAAGSAAAVGSSTGKSGVPQASGTSSSGCSNLKLARDSGKVTTVVATPGQGPDRPQEVSYTDIKVIGNGSFGVVYQARLIDSQEMVAIKKVLQDKRFKNRELQIMRKLDHCNIVRLRYFFYSSGEKKDEVYLNLVLDFVPETVYRVARHFNKAKSIIPIIYVKVYMYQLFRSLAYIHSQGVCHRDIKPQNLLVDPETAILKLCDFGSAKQLVRGEPNVSYICSRYYRAPELIFGATDYTANIDIWSAGCVLAELLLGQPIFPGDSGVDQLVEIIKVLGTPTREQIREMNPNYTEFKFPQIKAHPWTKVFKPRTPPEAIALCSRLLEYTPASRFSPLEACSHAFFDELRQPNTRLPSGRELPMLFNFSTTELSIQPQLNSTLIPPHARSHTAASAHDGTGSDSSQHSSVPGSLNSI; translated from the exons ATGAGCGGCAGCGGGCGGCCCAGGACCAGCTCGTTTGCTGAGCCGCCAGGTGTTCCGggagccgccgccgcctccgCCGCGTCCGCCGCCGGATCAGCCGCTGCCGTGGGGAGCAGCACAGGAAAGTCCGGGGTCCCTCAGGCCTCCGGCACCAGCTCGTCGGGATGCTCGAACCTGAAGCTCGCTC GAGACAGCGGCAAGGTGACGACAGTGGTGGCCACACCGGGTCAGGGACCAGACCGCCCACAGGAAGTCTCTTACACTGACATCAAG GTGATTGGAAATGGGTCGTTTGGTGTGGTGTACCAGGCTCGGCTCATCGACAGCCAAGAGATGGTGGCCATCAAAAAGGTTCTGCAGGATAAGAGGTTCAAG AATCGTGAACTTCAGATCATGAGGAAGCTGGATCACTGCAACATCGTCCGACTACGTTACTTCTTCTACTCCAGTGGCGAGAAG AAAGATGAAGTGTACCTCAACCTGGTGCTGGACTTTGTCCCTGAGACGGTCTACAGGGTTGCCAGGCATTTTAACAAGGCCAAGAGCATCATTCCTATCATATATGTGAAG GTCTACATGTACCAGTTGTTTCGCAGCCTGGCTTATATCCATTCCCAGGGAGTGTGTCACAGAGACATCAAGCCCCAGAACCTGCTCGTGGACCCAGAGACTGCCATCCTCAAGCTGTGCGACTTCGGCAG CGCCAAGCAGCTGGTGCGCGGTGAACCCAACGTGTCGTATATCTGCTCACGGTATTATCGGGCCCCGGAGTTAATTTTCGGGGCCACAGACTACACAGCAAACATTGACATCTGGTCAGCAGGCTGCGTTCTCGCGGAGCTGCTGCTCGGACAGCCCATATTCCCCGGGGACAGTGGAGTGGACCAACTTGTAGAGATtatcaag GTTCTGGGAACACCGACACGGGAACAGATCCGAGAGATGAACCCGAACTACACAGAGTTCAAGTTCCCTCAGATTAAAGCTCATCCATGGACCAAG GTGTTTAAACCTCGCACCCCTCCGGAGGCCATCGCCCTCTGCTCCCGGCTGCTGGAGTACACACCGGCCTCGCGCTTCTCACCGCTAGAGGCCTGCTCGCACGCCTTCTTCGACGAGCTGCGCCAGCCCAACACGCGGCTGCCCAGCGGCCGCGAGCTGCCGATGCTCTTCAACTTCAGCACCACAG AGCTGTCAATCCAGCCCCAGCTAAACTCCACCCTCATCCCTCCTCACGCCCGCTCGCACACAGCTGCTTCCGCCCACG ACGGCACCGGTTCAGATTCATCTCAACACAGCTCAGTACCAGGATCTCTTAACAGCATCTGA